aacagatatattatctgttgtccaactcggTGTAAAAGAAACGGTTCCTGCAAAGAACTAATTATATAAAACTGaaaagtgatgacttatcataatattgattaatttaattaagtcataactttttactgtaatcaagaatgacattaataaatggaggtgaacagttgggcctttaaatctgctttattaatttatataattaaaaattcaaaaaatttggatgtcatgaagataatttatttttttaaaaaaatatatatattatatattgcaacagatatattatctgatgcaacaggttatctatttgttgcaaatcatgaaatatctgttgtaacagatgatttatctgatgcaacagatatattatctgttgtccaaaatagtgtaaaaaaaatggttcctgaaaagaactaattattaataataataaagctgaaaagtcatatgtattcatatattatgatatgaatataccaCATCAATTCGTTATGTATGGATGATGCGATTCCATTGATACAGAGCCAACTCCAATAAGTCTATTGGAATTGGCCATTCGCGTGCATCCAGTAGGAATTGAACCTACGAATTCGCCAATTATGAGTTGggcatgacttatcataatattgattaatttaattaagtcataacttttaacagtaatcaagaatgtcattaataaatggaggtgaacagttgcgattttttgcctaactcattcaagttcaatcctctataaataagtTTCTCCTTACTCAATCTTTCGTTCTACTACACATtatttattcctcgctcttgttacaccttcaactactttctcttcaaggacttgatagctttttcctgtctctggtaagtttttttcttgatttttgtgtaaatatacgttgtattacattacattcgaattctttcttttctttacttttgtgtttacgtgtgtgttttgtcaacttatgcgttttttagatatggttgatcctgtgtgggatgtcgctattttacgagactcCATGAGGggactgcagaaggaggttcatgacctatattgggagttggccgccgtcagagtaaggatgctgcgggagatccgcaggctccAGAGGGCGCTACTGCTGCCTTTTGAAGATTGaccggctggccatacaaataataatgatgttaataatgatgataataataattaagctttttttctgttatctatatattttttttgtttgttttatacaaaattatgtttgatgcacgactttttatttcttatttaattttcgtgctgtAATTTGACTCCAGTATCAATAACAAGAACATGTGAGTTATCTGTTAGTTTAGTTTTTATATGTGATAGGAGCTGTATCTggattttgttgttcgaaacatattagtaatctgatgaaacagattatttatctgttgaaacagattactaatctggtgcaatagaatactcatctattcgattcatattacgggcacctaaaacccttaaacatgaatccatctAACATGAGTCTAatgttacaacagaacatttatctgttgccgcagataatggatctgtttaaacagattgctcttgtattgcattcatgttcgtgtttaagctattgttgaaaaaacagcatactagcagttacccagattcaactaaaaagcataatctgacttaccaaagtctcctctcaagtaaattccaaagttgaaagtgatttacgaaataaaatttgacataagaatttgatcAAAGAGCAGCAATtagggtaacaacaacaacaacaacaacaacaacaatggtcaacaagaagaatatgaagatgataatgaagtataagatgatgataatgaatcacaagatgatgaataaagcaacagcaacaatgaacaacaaatatcgcgaagagagagaaaataataatggatgaggagagagaaaaaggcgtctttttttccttcgttccccgttatatattaactaacatttggatcaaagtgtaaatttaaaaacttgtgggttattttcaaactttcttaatccataataaaataattgtcacctccacctaataattaagacctgtgtcacctacacctcattttaaaactcttttgtcacctgtggcctaAACCCTCCACTTAccaattatcaaaaattaattaattaagcatGTATCAATAcctaaagaaaatttattttaaatttttaatgatcTTCAACAAGTGATGATATTTCTATGATTATTAAAGATAATCTAACGTACTAAAATTTCCATTATACACATagtccaaaaaaaaatcaaatcacaaaAATTTATAATACACCATTTTCTCCTGCATTTTTATTTGCAAGAGTCAGTTTGTACGActtatcataataaataaataaattatttttagatataaaCGATAGTAGTACTATAAGCCTTTTATTAATGATGAAGAGTGTCATATGACCCATAAGGGGTGTATAGTTTTGTTAAATTTTAGAAGCACTAGTATATACCCAACACTTGTTTGGTTTTAACTGGAGTTGATAAAATAATGAGGCCCAAATAAAAAAGAGAGCTGAAGTTAGCCGAAAGCCCCTGGAAGCTTCCCATGCCGTGTCCTAAATGTTCTCCTTAGGGAGCTTCAATACAAGATTTACGTCGAATTCAAAGTATGTAGAAAGCCCTAGAATCTTCCTTTGGAACAAtccttatatacatatatattattaatagtaTCAGAGATCAGCAGAATAATTACAATTTGAAATCGTCAACATCCGTTCCCCATTATCATTCTTCCTCATCCAAACAGGTAAGTTTGTAGTTCTTCATTATTAATCCTAAATTATTGATGTAGGTTTTATgtaattcttaattttaaatttgcATCTTATGTGATCTGATCTGATTTTATGGGAATTACAAGCTATTTCTTTCCGTATCTGTATAGAGACATTTTTTTTTCCTCACAGTTCATAAGGTTGAATTATGATTATCACTTGATTTGTTTCAATAAAGCATTATAGATGATTCTTCTGTACATTATTGTATATGGGTCACAATTAAGATGattcttcttaatttttcttgtttcatcTATGATTTGGTTGTCTTCCTTGTGTCTTTTTCATTTCGAAAAATCTTCGGGGTCGTCGGGTACGCGGGATCAGGTGGGATATCCCAAGCCCACGGAATGAAGCCCCAGACCTCTCACCTTATCACATCCaacttggtattattttatcccaacttggtattattttatcccatctCCCAGGTGggataaataataaattaatcggATAATTTAATCCACGCACCAAACAACCCTTAAGAGTGTTTGAAAGTGAGATTGTGTTTTATCTTATTTGTAAAGCATGTTGTAGTTTTAATAATTActtcattttaataaaaatatagagaaatgcCATGTCATTTCAATTGTATCAAATACTTGCTAAAGAAAACGTTGTCATTTTTTGTTAAATGTTTGTAAAGTGATAGCTAGTTTGGTATGATGTGGGATGTCATCGACTTGTCGCAACTTAATCTTAGATGATGGAATCATCAAAGGTGACCTTTTGAAATATATGTCTATATAACTCACTAGAGGCCTAGGCCTGTCCAATGGATTTCTTGAGTGACTGAGTTTATGAATGGAATGAAAATAATGTAGGGGTCTAGCTTACTGAAAACCTGTGCTTgcaaagttaaaatatttttgagttgatGATTTAGGTTCAGTTTTTATTGCTCATGTACCATGTTTGCTGAAAAAACTCTACAATTGAATTTATATGAGGTCATGGACAGACATTTTAGCTTAACTTGTTAGATTCGATTATTAGTGGTTAGAATATTGTGAAATCAGTACACaatagattaattaaatatagtaGAACAAATAATAAAGCCATACGAAGCGTAAGAGCTTCTATAGTAGACGAATATGTTGTCGCCGCTGTTGTGTGAGTATTCCTGGCTTCCTTTCTGAGGATGATTCAATATATAAATGTTGTAAGGTAAAGacttaaggaaaaattggagTACAAGAATGTAAATATACTGTTGTTGTATTGCTTTAAATGCGAATGCTATACAAATGAGGAAAATGAATTATTTATAGGTTACAATGGTTGAGCATCAGCCAATAGAAAAGCGTCACTCAAGCTGTAAAGTACCACATCCAATGAACGTTGTCCACGTAGCAATGCCGGTCGTGATGCCAACCAATATACCTCTGTCTCACCAGACCATTTGTACGATAGTATCTGGCGTATCTGTTCTTTCTGTCCTTTTGCCACGCCACTGGGACAAGAGCCCTTCTTTATTCGTCGGATCTCAAACTTTCATCGATCACCCGCTTTATGCTAGGGACTGGTGATTCCGGATTATTTTAAGGAGTCCCCTAAATATGTCATCGGTATCAGGATATCTCTCCAAACACCTTCCTTGAAAGTTGTCCGATGGTGCCTTGCATCTATCCCCTCATGCCGCCACGTATTCTAACAGATTCTATCCCATACATGCCATTTGATTGGTTTCTCTGGATCATGCTATCACATTCATAGTGCCTTTGGACCATCTTTTCGTTTTTAAGTTTGTCATGTGTATGTGTAAGGACCGTTGGTTGCTAATATTGTAATCAAATTTATTGCAATTGGCAGGTGAAGTGCATTTCTGTGTGCTAATTGAGACATTGAGTGAAATATGCAGAAGTCAACTGCTACGGCATTTGAGAATTCTTCGTCCTCGGGGAATGGCAGCAATGATGCTGGTGATTTTGAATGCAACATCTGCTTTGAATTGGCCCAAGACCCTATTGTGACCCTCTGTGGTCACCTCTACTGTTGGCCATGTCTTTATAGATGGCTAAGGCTTCACTCTCAATCCCATGAGTGCCCTGTTTGTAAGGCCCTTATACAAGAGGAGAAGTTAGTTCCTCTTTATGGAAGAGGGAGGACGTCAACTGATCCCAGATCAAAACCAGTACCTGGAGTTGAAATTCCTAGAAGGCCAGCAGGGCAAAGACCTGAAACGGCTCCTCCACCAGAATCAAATACTTTTCCTAATTCCGGGTTTGGCCTTATGGGAGGACTTTTTCCAGGAGCAACTGCAAGTTTTGGTAACTTTACAATGTCTGCTGGTTTCGGTGGATTTATCCCATCCTTGCTCAGTTTTCAGTTTCATGGATTCCCTGGTCCAACTGCCTTTGGTACAACGCCAAATTACCAGTATGGGTATCCTCCTGCCTATCATGGGGCGAATGTTCAGAATGCTGCACACCCGTCCCAAGGACAGGCAGACAATAATCTGAAGTTCATGTTCTTGCTTGTTGGATTTCTTGTATTCCTATATTTGTTTGGTTAGTGAATGGACTTTCCCCTTAGGCAGCTGTTGCCTGAATCTTACTTGTAGGTAATCATTCTTAACGGTTGTAAATATGTCGAATTCTTACACCTGAAGTTGCAACATAGAGATGAACTGATGTGATTAGTAGAGTTTGCACGTAGCTTCTTTCATGTAACATGTTTATTTTCTCCTTCGCATGCATGTTATATGAGTATGACACCTTGCCGTAACAGCTTGTTTTTCCTTTGTGGGGGTCAGAACACCCAAGAAATCTTTGTTCTAACCCTTGACTCATCTGTATGCATCCTTCATGTAAAATGGCTTGCTCTGATGGACATTTTACTTCTTTTGCTTTTCACTCGAGTGTCTGAATAGTGACAGGTCCAATCCTTTGTGACACTGGAATTCAGCGCAAGTGTTTGAattgtgattcttgattgttCATCACAGTTCATTTACCATTCCATGTTTACTGAGAAAATGAGTTATAATGGTTATCAATGAGACAAACATAATTGCTTGTTCTGGTGTGCACATCTCTTTCACATTCATGTAGATTGAATTTGATTTGAGTGACATTGTCTTTGAAAGATGAAAACTGACAAAAGCACTCTGTGCTTACTATAGCAGCGGGCATGTCCCTACAATGTTTGTTGATGATGTGGTCTTCAGGGTGAGATGTTTACAAAATGAAATTTCATCTTGAAGATATCTTCATCTCTCTTTGCTATCGACCCCAGCAGAACTCAAGAGTTTATATGACGCAGCAAAGCTTCGTGAATCCTGTGTACAGTCTTGTCTGGAGACAGGTCTGTCACGACGTGCATGTATTGTTCGACTAACTTTCAGATAGCATTTTGGTAAATGTCAATTATGAGCAACAATGTCTGCGTGTATAGCCTAAGGTTGCAATACTACTTCTAGAGAAACCTGCAAACCAGTCGCCCACACCACATGCTCATGCCTGATAAGTAAACCCACCCCACCATTGATAGTAGATGTGTTAATGTGCAGTTTATTGTATGGCCAAACACATATACGGACCCTTAAACTTGAGTGAAGGTTGCAATATTTAAGGGCCGGATCAGAGGCTTCTTGTTGTGAATTTCCGGCTGTTGGTAAATTAGGATAGAGTATTCCATAAATGGCTTGATCAATTTTTATGTTTGTCGAAACAACAATTCTTCTGGAAATATATAATCTGCGGTTGAAATTTACCAAATATTCCAAAGGATTTTAGGCATAGTATGATGGATAGAAATACTAGCATTTGGCTTAACCTCTACAGTTGATTGTTGAGTCCTTAACTGCAATGCATTTTGAGCCAATCCATTATATTATATGACGGTCAGGTAcaatatggaaaagaaaaaacTTAGTGTCAACCCTTGAGCAATCAAAAAAGAGATGCTTAATATCGCAGTGATAATGTAGCAGGTATTATTTGCAATAATCTTGGGATCAAAAACTAAATCTATCATTGGAATTATTTTCATGTGCTTAACAAGCCATAGATAAAAGTTGATTACATTTAGACAGTTTAACCAAACCCAGTTGAACGATGAAAGCAGTACTCATAATTTAGGAGTAGCATGTCGCAcgagattgaatttcatgaatgaAACTTGGATTTTTGCTTCTATGCATTTAAAAACTACTGATTTAACCGCATATGACTGACACGTGTAAcatttgatgatttgaaattaaatataaagatttttaataaagtgtaaaagtttaaatttttcaaaattctttcacactttaatataataatgtaaattaacatataaacatatatattttaacaCCAGAAGTTACAAGTGGTTGATGAATCTTCACGTGTAGCAtatagtacctctttcccttgttgtcacatgctaagagagacgcatcaatttgaacaatatttgtgttacgattatttatatatatatatatatatatcaaatttatttgatttagaattcttaaactaatgaaaaaaatattagttgttattacttttgatgacttctaataagaaaaaatttgaccataaatatatttaattaattttaactcttaaattagaaaaaaaaatggtgaaattctgatgacttctaataaggaaaggttttaccatgaatatagataattaattttcaactcttaaatattaaaaaaaaatagtgaaatgacgattttgtctaaaataaagacttttaatgaagggtaaaatgttcaaacaacatttctaaggcacttcacacttttaatatattatagatatagattatagatataaattatagattatagattataaattatagattatagatataagtTTAATGGCattggaaaaaaaatcaaacaaaaagcTCATTTTAAATATGGAAAAGGGCTAGACATATCTTTTAAGTATAAAAATATCTTCCGATATCTATAGGGCTAAAAATACCCTTTCATCCACCTTTATGGCTTAAAAATACCCCTGCAACTAAcggtattttttaaattataattaaaaattttattaaatatatgacAACTTTCTATTGTTCAAAACTAATCATAATTTTGATCAGTTTGGCTGCAGTTATGTATTCTAAAGAGTAATCATTCAGATGAACTGGAAGCATTAACACTAGATTCAATACTTTGATAAGAGAAAAGTCAAGTTGCATCAGATTGAAATTTCTAAGATAATTCATGTTGGTTGTGCTAGGTCgtcaaggaaaaaaaaatacatgtaaagtaaCTGGACAtgtatgaagatggtgaagagtAGCTCTCATATCACCAAAAAATTTGTGGCGTGAAGTGGTCTTGCAGGAGAAATGCACTTGCCAGTGGTGGCAACAATTTGATGTACATAAACAAAAATAGTGACAACTATTTAGGAAGAAATGAACtattttttgagataaattaaaTGTGTCACGTAAAATAAAACGAAGGAAGTAATAAGATAGTGTTGCTTAAAACGTGGCATAACGAAGGTATTACAATTAGTTTTGCAAGCTAACACAAAGAAATAGACATCACAAAGAAATACCAAACTAACAATAAGTAGGGGCTAAACATTTCATTAGACCGACAGATTCTAATTACAACAAAGTTTCCGCATTTAACAATAGAAATCACTCATATGTAAGTACAACAGCATTTGACAACAAAAATCACTCATACTGCCGGGTGATTTTAGTTGGGCAAATTTTGTAGGATTTGAGTTTTAATTGGGTTGGAATTGAGtttatcattttaattaatttagtttcgACCAACAGAAAACTATCacgtatttaataaaaaatttaattataattttaaagagCTATAAAGATGGATAGAGGATATTTTTTGCCCAATAAATTAATGGAAGAAATTTTTAACCAATTCCAATATTAAAAGGATATTTCTAATCCTTTTTCGTTTTAAATATCTAGCAGTAACATATATGCGTACTAGCAGATATTGATTCGACATTTGTAAGTTGTAACACCATCAAATTAATTGATTCAATTCGTTATTTTGCACCAGCATAAACTATTAAACACTAATAAAGGCTACATTGTCTACTCGCTTTTTAACatgaaacatgattttttttcacggaaattaatttgataattatatttaataatgtTGATCAAGATTTTAGGTTCTGTTGTATCAAATTGCATTCATTTTAGATTATAACGTGAATTGAGAATCGCATGggcttctctttctctcttttgtgTGTTCTCTtttggaaaaaatacataaagtagcatatttaagtattacattataaaaaataacaacccttttatcaaattacattttgtagcatatgtatttatatgtatttgtatttttgtagcaacagtttacaaaaatataaaatacatatcgatcataagggcagtaaaaatcatatgtatttatatttttgtagcaacagtttgcaaaaatacaaaatacaacttgttatattatgtaattatgaaactgttgctatgaaacttataattaaaggaataagtatgctatttttgaattttgcccTCCTCTTTTCTACAACAAAATGAATCTAAACATAGGAAAAAAACAAACAACTTAAAAGGTTCGTAGCGATAAAGTTATCTCGAAATTACAAGCTTTAAATACTAACTTATTCCACTTTTCAGGTGAAATAATTAACATCAAATTTGAAGTACACATTTATAATTTACTACGTGATTACTTATTATATATCTTTCAAccaaacaaaatataaatttaatctcAGATTATATTTTGAAAGGGTTAAAATCGTTTATACTCCTGAACTTTGCTGTAAAAATCAAACATCCCTCAATTTCAAACAATAATCATTCTCCctgctttttcttattttattttttaaaatacctatttaCCCTTATATTTATGTCAatatttgtatctcttttttttaaaaaaaaaattataaaaatatttttttattttttaatctatataacatattttctataaaacttaaaaattatttttaagataaaaataaaagtgagaaatgttaattgaaaatataatttaatgacaaattataatgaaataaacgagcaaaatagtaaaaattaattttattaaaaatcaaaactctaatatatatttatacgtgaaaataataggtaattataattttataaatatatttcaatgtaggTATACAAATTCTCAAGTCCcccttttaatattattaataaattattttataattaattacaaaatccAAAGGTACTTTTtacattcaaattttttatattatatgtattaagtaTGTACGTGAgtatgtaattatgtatatagatgcatattttgattttctcttattctttaatgtctatatagataaacgagtttgggttgttaatatgaattattttctaaattataattcAAAATCCATCAACAACAATCATTTGATTTGTAACAAATATACATCTACAACAACATCATATCTAATGAAAATTTTTAAGTGAGGTCTAAGGAGGGTAGGGGTACacaaaccttaccactacctcagagaggtagagagattattttttaaagatcctcgactattaattatttttgtatacctacattgaaatatgtttataagattataattacctattattttcatgtataaatatgtattagagttttgatttttaataaaattaatttttactattttgctcatttataatattatagtttgtcattaaattatatactcaattaatatttctcacttttattttttaatcttaaaaataatttttaacttttataaaaatatgttatatagattaaaaataaaaaaatatttttataaaaaagtttttttttttaagaaaaaaaagagatacaaatattaaaataaatataagggtaaaataggtattttaaaaaatcaaatagaaaaaaagaggGATAATGATTATTATTCAAagttaacaaaaatatttaatttttacatCAAATTTCGAAGGTGTAAATGATTTAACCTATTTTAAAATATCCCACTTTATCCACTCCCGGATCTGTTAAAAAGCTATAGTAGAATCTTAAAGCACAAACATGTGAAGGGCACATGCAATTTCAATCATTTGCTCACAATCATAAATTGGCCCTATATAATTTTAAACAACTCATAATTCATAGATACTAGCTCATGCCTAATTCTTTTTCATGTGTGAATATACCTTTATCAACAATTAGTAGTATTTATTAACACTAACACAGATTTAACTTGCTGGAATAAAATGTGTAATGCTCACCCGAAGAACAGAGGCTGTGGTAGAGGGTGTAGCGGCTGcgaatttttctaaaatttcaaaaagaaaaaaaaagaaaaaaaaaaaaaagagtacttTCGTGGTTGAGAATTCCTTCTCCTGATCAGCTGGTCCCTTCAATTATGAGGGAGAACTATTATCTGATTGCACATCTTTGTTGTATTCTGATTCCAAAAAAAAAGCTAAATCCttatctttcttgttttatatgaTCAGCAGAGTTTGTAGCAAGGTTGATTACCATTTTAGGAGGAAGTTAATATTTATACATAATGCACTGTTTTCACCTTGAACTGTAAACAAAATTATTGAGATACACTCCAGTTTAAAGGGATCCTATTActcctggactaattaaaactgtatttttggcaaccttaaaCGCCTACGTGAcacatacgtgtgcctacgtggaccttcagAATGTTGATTCACGCAGTGTGCCACGTAGGCCTTAAGATTGCCAAAAATATGGTTGTAATTAATCAgggagtaataggaccccctttaaatTAAAGTATGTCTCAACAATTTCATTTATAGTTCAGGGTGAAAATAGTGCattttctataatatttattGTAAAAGTTCACATGTAGTTACATTATAAAtgatatgtataaatataatattgatgcATAAAacttaaattccaagtcattacAAAATATAATCCTCCTTCGTAATATTTGAAGACAGGAAATAAAACGTATTAAGATGgtaaaatcaaggaaaaattaCTTAATATCACAATTTAATTTacctaaactatttaaaattccTACCTTTCTAACGAATTATTAAAATTCTCAATTTACattttttctcttcaaattttcaaatacatCACTCTCACCCTAAAAATCAGAATACATTAATTATCCCTCTAAAATTTGGCTAAAAatcttattttcataaatttaatatCCATTAATATCTAAcctccttctttttcaaaaattttccaGTAAACAAAACTACAAAAGAACCTCCATCTCCACCCTCCGctttctctttgttttctcttCATTTGCTTCAATTCTTGTTCGATTGAATTTCTATCGGAAGACGTCGCAATCAATATAGAGAAATTGAGCGGTAGAGCGAGAAATTCGTGACACCATCAACTAATGTTGTTGGAGAATAGCCCTCTGAACGACATAAATGTCCACCCCTAAATAAGGTACAACAGTGATGCATATGTCTGAGATTAAAGATCctgatatatacataaatatttatgtatCAGAAGACGTAAGAAATGAATGTTCCGACTAAACAAAGCAAAGGCGTTGAAGATACATCAAGAGTTTTCGTTAAGAAGGTAATAAAGTTATGTATCAAAGATGCAAAATTCGTGCTTCAAAACGAAAAGAAGTTGAAGATACAACAAGAGAATCTCTTATAAATGTAATATTTGTTTGTATCAGAAATAAAATACTCTAATATGCATTACTAAAATTATAAGATACAAATTATATGTCAAATCTATGTGTCAGATACATCTACAAATTATGTATCTCTCTTGATTATATTTCAGATACATCTAtgaattatgtatttttcttaatttacgtCAAATCTATGTGTGAGATACATTTAAGAattgattttatatgttatttttgtttatagaGTAATATATTTCAACCAATAGCTGTAAAATGTAATGTATctcaaatattataattatcagATATATTTATTAACAAACTGATACATTAATTGATAAGTAACTAATAGTAATCTAAACTTTTATATTATAATGTATCTCGATGCAGGGTACAAAGTATGTTGTCAAAGAGACTCATTATGAATTGTTTAGAGAAAAAAAGGTGAGATACAAAGAATAGAAAAGAGAGAAGTTTGTTTTTGCTTTAAGAATGAGGATTCTTtttctgaattttaaaatttgaactgaTTAAGTTGTTCTTGGATTTTGAGAGTACAATACAATGGATGTCTTGTGATTTGCtccacaaataattttttttcattatttttccctttttaacgCACATTAATTTCTTGTTAGGATGTTTGATTGGCAAATTATGTATCTAAGAAATTAAAGTcatgaattttatgtaattttgttaaATAGTAAAAGGATAGAGAGTACTTATTGCgatttatgtaagttttattaaaatt
This window of the Capsicum annuum cultivar UCD-10X-F1 unplaced genomic scaffold, UCD10Xv1.1 ctg1716, whole genome shotgun sequence genome carries:
- the LOC124890425 gene encoding E3 ubiquitin-protein ligase RNF185-like, with the protein product MQKSTATAFENSSSSGNGSNDAGDFECNICFELAQDPIVTLCGHLYCWPCLYRWLRLHSQSHECPVCKALIQEEKLVPLYGRGRTSTDPRSKPVPGVEIPRRPAGQRPETAPPPESNTFPNSGFGLMGGLFPGATASFGNFTMSAGFGGFIPSLLSFQFHGFPGPTAFGTTPNYQYGYPPAYHGANVQNAAHPSQGQADNNLKFMFLLVGFLVFLYLFG